In the Candidatus Omnitrophota bacterium genome, one interval contains:
- a CDS encoding YajQ family cyclic di-GMP-binding protein — MAVNFSFDIVSEIDLQEVDNAVNQAKKELSQRFDFRGSKSSIDYNREEKKITLIADDDFKLRSLQDILNGRMIKRNISIKALTYKEPEKAFEGTFRQVIELVSGLEREKQKELVKIIRDLSPKIQTQIEGEKIKVSSPKKDDLQTVINHLRSIEFPVALQFTNYR; from the coding sequence ATGGCCGTGAATTTTTCTTTCGATATCGTCTCGGAGATCGACCTGCAGGAAGTCGATAACGCCGTAAACCAGGCGAAAAAGGAGCTCTCCCAGAGGTTCGACTTCAGGGGCAGTAAATCCTCCATCGATTATAACCGCGAAGAGAAGAAGATAACCCTTATCGCGGACGACGACTTTAAATTGCGCTCCCTCCAGGATATACTTAACGGCAGGATGATAAAACGCAATATCTCGATCAAGGCCCTTACCTATAAGGAGCCGGAGAAGGCGTTCGAGGGGACGTTCCGCCAGGTGATCGAGCTTGTGAGCGGGCTGGAGCGCGAGAAACAAAAGGAACTTGTGAAAATAATCAGGGACCTGAGTCCCAAGATACAGACCCAGATAGAAGGCGAAAAGATAAAGGTCTCCTCCCCGAAAAAGGACGACCTCCAGACCGTGATAAATCACCTGCGGAGCATAGAATTCCCCGTAGCGCTTCAATTTACTAATTACAGGTAG